A window of the Brassica napus cultivar Da-Ae chromosome C5, Da-Ae, whole genome shotgun sequence genome harbors these coding sequences:
- the LOC106431634 gene encoding uncharacterized protein At1g43920, Chloroplastic-like, which yields MRLWSKNWDIHKMKENPGRSFFRCPTFRNDHLYEWVDEAVYEEVHDALPKVECFASDMRKIKMEIDSLKTVEEELKEDVRKASNELKKLNVIMEGGFLVASVSCLVLIMRK from the exons ATGCGGCTGTGGTCGAAGAACTGGGATATACACAAAATGAAGGAAAATCCAGGAAGGTCTTTCTTTAGATGCCCAACGTTTCGAAAT GATCATTTGTATGAATGGGTAGATGAAGCTGTCTACGAAGAGGTTCACGATGCATTGCCTAAAGTTGAGTGCTTTGCATCGGATATGAGGAAAATTAAAATGGAGATCGACAGCCTCAAAACTGTGGAGGAAGAGTTGAAAGAAGATGTCAGGAAGGCGAGCAATGAACTTAAGAAGCTGAATGTGATCATGGAAGGGGGTTTTCTGGTGGCGTCAGTTTCTTGTCTTGTGTTGATCATGAGAAAATAG